TTAAAAGCAATTCGCGTTCGCCGCCTCGCCAGCCGAAAATGGATTGTTTTTCGTCGCCGACGATGATGATGCCGCCAAAATCCTTGGTGCCTTCGCCGCTAATCACTTCTGAGATAATGGGTTGCAGAATGGCAAATTGCAATAGGGAGGTGTCTTGAAATTCATCAATCAGAATGAACCTGCTGCGATGTGAGAGGAATTGATAGAATTCTGTCGCCACATTTTCAATTTGCATATCAAAATTCGGTGGTTCGCTGCTGAAGAGCGCTTCCAAGGTGAACCAGGAAACATCATCGTAAGTCATATTTTTATAAATGTATATGAGCTTGTCATATTCACTCAGAACTGCTTCCCAGACCTTGAGGATTTCATCCTGTTCTTTCAAGAAATGTGTGTGGATGAGATAGTTTGCCAGAGCTTTAGCGAGCCGGGCTTCCTGTTCGTTGATCTGTTCTTTTGCAGCGCTGAGGGCTTTTCCTCTTAATTGGTTTCCGCTTGTAATAGCGCCGCTTTTATTTTTGCTGAATAACCTGTAGCAGCCTTCGGGGTTGGAAAGCATTTTATCCGATTCTGAAATAATCTTATCCCAGCTATTCACGGAATCTCTAAAAAGATTCTTGAAGTCTTTTTTGAAATAATCCATGGGTTCTATTTTTTTATCTTTTAACGATTCGACTTCCTGTAAATGACTCAGGATTTGAGACATAGCTTGGCGTGCGTTTTCCAAAGCTTCATCACGCAGGCTGGGATTGGGGTTTTTTGCAAGGTGATGCAGGGTGCCTGGTTCGCTGTGGTCACCATGTTTCTGGATGAGAAAATGGAGCCAGCGAGCCTGGATGAGAGTGCTGAAAAACTTTTGATATTCATCCAGGGAAGGGCTGATTTTGCGCCGCAACAGGCTGTCCAATAATGGTTTGTATTTATCTGTCATCAAGTGCGCCATCAAGAATGGAAGGCGTTTTTCCACGGCTTGATTGTCAATCTCATAACTTTCAATGCTGCGCAGAGGGCGCACGATATTTCGGAAAATGCTGCCAATATAGGAGTCTATCGTCATCACCTGCAATTGCTTGCGATCGGAAGAAATCTGTCTGAGGGCGCTGTTCAGGATTTCCAATTGCATGTCAGACAGCTCCTTATGACCATCGTTCCCAATCAGTGATTCCAGTAATCCCTGCCTGTCTTTGGCATCTTCTGCCTTGGAGGGATTGGGGTCGCAAAGCAATGATAGATGTTCATTTATGCGTTCCCTGATTTCAGCGGTAGCTTTTTTCGTGAAAGTGAGCACCAGGATGCTGTCCAAGCTGAAATCCTTGTGTTTTCCATAATGTTCCAGCAGGATGCGGATATATTCCACAGAAAGACGGTAAGTTTTACCTGTGCCGGCACTTGCGGTTATGATTTTGTTTTTGAAATTGCTCATTTTCCCCCTCCTTTTCGCGTCCGATAAAGATCAGCCCGGGAAATCTTTTTCAAATCCTGCCTGTCAGCGACCTTTTGCCCTAGGCTGTATCCTTCTGCAAGGCAATCTCTTAAAACGTCCTCCACTTGGTCTTTCCATTTTATCCGTGCTTCTGGTTTATCAGAGCTTTTCTCCATCTCATATTTGAAAAGCTGCCAAAACAACGAGACAAGTTTTCGGTTTTCCCAGTTTTCATCGAGTCGATAGTACAGCCATTCATAAAAATAGAGCTGGTCGTAGTTTAGTCCGCCAGTTTTGAAGTCGATGATTATATCCTGGTCAGTGCATTTTACGCGTAGATCCGCTCTGCCGCGGATGCGCAGGACGTAGTCTGCACCCTCCATGTTTATGCGCAGCAGCTCTTTGCCAGTATTTCCGCCCTCATTTTCATTGTCTTGTTCAGGTATGAGACGGAAAGGGGTGTTTTTTAGATTATGAGCCAGAAAGTCTTGGTAAAACTGTTTAATTGAATCCACCATGCTGCTCGAGATAATGCTGGTAAGGAATTCATAGTTATAGTTTTGCGGGATTTTATAGCGGTAGAAAAGACCACCGCCGGAAAAGAGTTTGTGCAGCACATCTGCCAGGAATATTTCATCAGTTAGATAGGGTTCGATATCCCGTAAACGCAGGTCCCGTCCAGCTAAAGGCTGCAGCACGCCAGATAGAAAGTCGTGCATGATGGCTCCCAAGAGTTTGCGGGTGATGGTTTCATCGGGCCGAAGTTCGAGCTCTGGCAGCCTGCGTAAATGTTTTATATAC
This DNA window, taken from Candidatus Cloacimonadota bacterium, encodes the following:
- a CDS encoding UvrD-helicase domain-containing protein, whose translation is MSNFKNKIITASAGTGKTYRLSVEYIRILLEHYGKHKDFSLDSILVLTFTKKATAEIRERINEHLSLLCDPNPSKAEDAKDRQGLLESLIGNDGHKELSDMQLEILNSALRQISSDRKQLQVMTIDSYIGSIFRNIVRPLRSIESYEIDNQAVEKRLPFLMAHLMTDKYKPLLDSLLRRKISPSLDEYQKFFSTLIQARWLHFLIQKHGDHSEPGTLHHLAKNPNPSLRDEALENARQAMSQILSHLQEVESLKDKKIEPMDYFKKDFKNLFRDSVNSWDKIISESDKMLSNPEGCYRLFSKNKSGAITSGNQLRGKALSAAKEQINEQEARLAKALANYLIHTHFLKEQDEILKVWEAVLSEYDKLIYIYKNMTYDDVSWFTLEALFSSEPPNFDMQIENVATEFYQFLSHRSRFILIDEFQDTSLLQFAILQPIISEVISGEGTKDFGGIIIVGDEKQSIFGWRGGERELLL